The [Bacillus] selenitireducens MLS10 genome includes a region encoding these proteins:
- a CDS encoding SDR family oxidoreductase, which produces MRHAIVTAGTKGLGKKMTESLLAEGYSVTVSYRSDEEAAEQLRQEAGNLKDRIDLIRGDVTNRDDLDALVDQAMDSFGRVDVLVLNAGPYVFERKKLADYSDEEWYQMVDGNLNSAFHLFRKVIPIMRKQQYGRIITYGFQASDHAPGWIYRSAFAASKTGLTSLTKTVAIEEAEHGITVNMVCPGKILGDMKEADIETSKGIGDSETPVGRSGTGEDIARTVLFLAGEKSDMITGAVLEVTGGMDVLHRYRG; this is translated from the coding sequence ATGAGACATGCAATCGTGACAGCCGGAACGAAAGGACTCGGCAAAAAAATGACCGAATCATTGCTTGCAGAAGGCTATTCCGTAACCGTTTCCTACAGAAGCGATGAAGAAGCTGCGGAACAACTGAGACAGGAAGCAGGAAACTTGAAAGACCGGATCGACCTGATCCGGGGTGATGTGACAAACAGGGACGATCTGGATGCTCTTGTGGACCAGGCGATGGATTCGTTTGGACGTGTGGATGTATTGGTGTTGAATGCCGGTCCCTATGTGTTTGAACGAAAGAAGCTGGCGGATTACAGTGACGAAGAATGGTATCAGATGGTCGATGGTAATTTGAATTCTGCCTTTCATCTGTTTCGCAAAGTTATTCCAATTATGCGTAAACAGCAGTATGGAAGGATTATCACATACGGTTTCCAGGCGTCTGATCACGCTCCTGGCTGGATCTACCGGTCCGCTTTTGCAGCATCAAAAACGGGACTCACGTCATTGACGAAGACGGTGGCCATCGAAGAAGCGGAGCATGGGATTACCGTGAACATGGTATGCCCGGGAAAGATCCTCGGAGACATGAAGGAAGCGGATATCGAAACGTCCAAAGGCATCGGCGATTCAGAAACGCCTGTTGGACGATCGGGAACGGGTGAAGATATCGCCCGTACGGTCCTGTTTCTTGCCGGGGAAAAGTCAGATATGATCACAGGTGCAGTCCTTGAAGTCACCGGTGGGATGGATGTGCTCCACCGATACAGGGGATAG
- a CDS encoding M24 family metallopeptidase, protein MNKRIEILQEKMQEKGIDLLMVQSRPHVFYLTGFDADPHERLLGMVIPKQGDAKLICPAMEVNQIQALFNRTHITGYSDTEDPWAMLFSQLPKEAGVIALEDNIPWSRYQKWHAQYPDADFQSSDPILSGMRLIKSPDELAIMEEAALLADRGIEAGIKALKEGVTEMEVIAQIEYTLKKAGVKEMSFSTMTLFGEKCGDPHGKPGERSLKKGDAVLFDLGVEWKGYTSDMTRTFFFDHATDEQIAIYETVLEAHEKAVALCKPGQEIAALDQAARQVIENAGYGSYFPHRIGHGIGIEVHEFPSLNDQNKDPLKEGTTFTIEPGIYIPNQAGVRIEDEILITGSGCRPLNQFPKELQIVAPRD, encoded by the coding sequence ATGAATAAGCGCATAGAGATCCTGCAAGAAAAGATGCAAGAGAAAGGCATTGATTTACTGATGGTTCAGTCGCGTCCGCACGTCTTTTATCTGACCGGATTTGATGCGGACCCTCATGAGCGGCTCCTCGGTATGGTGATTCCAAAACAAGGGGATGCCAAACTGATCTGCCCGGCTATGGAGGTCAATCAGATTCAGGCCCTGTTCAACCGCACACATATCACCGGCTACAGCGACACGGAAGATCCTTGGGCCATGCTCTTCAGTCAGTTGCCGAAAGAGGCGGGCGTAATTGCCCTCGAGGACAATATACCATGGTCCCGTTACCAAAAATGGCATGCCCAGTATCCGGATGCTGACTTTCAGTCCTCTGATCCGATCCTGTCCGGCATGCGCCTGATAAAATCCCCTGACGAGCTTGCCATTATGGAAGAGGCTGCTCTCCTTGCAGACCGCGGCATTGAAGCCGGCATAAAGGCTTTGAAAGAAGGGGTCACGGAGATGGAAGTGATCGCACAGATCGAATACACCCTGAAAAAAGCGGGGGTGAAGGAAATGTCCTTCTCCACCATGACATTATTCGGGGAGAAATGCGGAGATCCGCACGGAAAGCCTGGCGAGCGCTCCCTGAAGAAAGGGGATGCTGTCCTGTTTGACCTTGGGGTGGAATGGAAAGGGTATACGTCAGATATGACGAGAACCTTCTTTTTTGATCACGCCACAGATGAACAGATCGCGATCTACGAAACCGTACTCGAAGCCCACGAAAAGGCCGTAGCGCTGTGTAAACCCGGGCAAGAAATTGCCGCCCTGGATCAAGCCGCGAGACAGGTTATCGAGAACGCCGGTTACGGATCGTATTTTCCACACAGAATAGGTCACGGCATCGGAATCGAAGTTCATGAATTCCCATCGCTCAATGACCAGAACAAAGACCCGCTCAAAGAAGGCACGACCTTCACCATTGAGCCGGGAATCTACATCCCGAATCAGGCCGGTGTTCGTATTGAAGATGAAATTCTCATTACAGGATCAGGCTGCCGCCCGCTTAATCAGTTCCCGAAAGAACTTCAGATTGTCGCGCCACGTGACTGA
- a CDS encoding metal-dependent hydrolase has translation MKLSFHGHAVVKVETNGKTILIDPFLSGNGATDLNAEDVHADVILLTHGHNDHVGDTVAIAKRTGAKVIAPFELATYLGWQGLDVHPMHIGGAHEFDFGTVKFTQAFHGSAWTDEEAGTIVYTGMPAGILLKAEGKTIHHAGDTGLFSDMKLLGEFENIDVAFLPIGDNFTMGPEDARIAARWIGADKVVPVHYDTFPLIEQDGEAFCKSLDHDQEGIPMKAGDEITL, from the coding sequence ATGAAATTGTCGTTTCATGGACATGCAGTCGTAAAAGTGGAGACGAATGGCAAGACGATTCTGATTGACCCGTTTCTTTCCGGTAATGGTGCGACGGATCTGAATGCAGAGGATGTGCACGCGGACGTCATTCTTCTGACGCACGGGCACAATGATCATGTCGGCGATACGGTGGCCATTGCCAAACGGACGGGTGCTAAAGTGATTGCCCCTTTTGAACTGGCAACCTATTTGGGCTGGCAAGGCCTCGACGTGCATCCGATGCATATTGGCGGCGCACATGAATTCGATTTTGGCACGGTCAAATTCACGCAGGCCTTTCACGGTTCCGCATGGACAGATGAGGAAGCCGGGACGATTGTCTATACAGGGATGCCGGCGGGCATTTTGTTGAAAGCGGAAGGCAAAACGATTCACCACGCCGGTGATACGGGGCTGTTCTCCGATATGAAGCTGCTTGGAGAGTTCGAAAACATTGACGTCGCATTCTTGCCAATCGGGGATAATTTCACGATGGGACCGGAAGATGCCCGGATTGCGGCCAGGTGGATCGGGGCAGACAAGGTCGTACCGGTTCACTATGACACGTTTCCTTTGATCGAACAGGACGGGGAAGCCTTCTGCAAGAGTCTCGATCACGATCAGGAGGGTATCCCGATGAAGGCCGGTGACGAAATCACCCTCTGA
- a CDS encoding DRTGG domain-containing protein gives MTKHEQILQHIRSLEVGNKISVRHVAKVLGVSEGTAYRAIKDAENQGLVSTIERVGTIRIEKKQKENIEKLTFAEVINIVEGSVLGGRNGLYKTLNKFVIGAMKAEAMMRYVEAGNLLIVGNREQVHKLALEAGSAVLITGGFDTSEDVKQLADNLELPLITTSYDTFTVATMINRAIYDQLIKKEIISVEDILIPVEKTDFLTAGEKLSRWRELNEETGHSRYPVVDPELKLLGIVTAKDVIGEEPDTQVEKIMTRQPIAVTSLTSVASAAHMMVWEGIELLPVIDQGKKLIGVISRQDVLKALQMIQRQPHVGDTIEDLVTRHFEDISTPQEHAFTLEVSPQMTNHLGTISYGVVTTIVTESSSRVLRKYKKGDLVVENITIFFIKPVQIDAAILVKPKVLEVGRKFGKVDVELFHQGQLVGKALLVAQLIDR, from the coding sequence ATGACAAAGCATGAGCAGATATTACAGCACATCAGATCACTGGAAGTAGGGAACAAAATATCCGTCAGGCACGTGGCGAAGGTACTTGGCGTCAGTGAAGGAACGGCATACCGGGCCATTAAAGATGCAGAAAACCAGGGACTCGTCAGTACGATTGAACGGGTCGGGACGATCCGGATTGAAAAGAAGCAGAAGGAGAACATAGAGAAACTGACATTTGCGGAAGTCATTAACATTGTGGAAGGGTCAGTTCTCGGGGGGCGGAACGGTCTGTATAAAACATTGAATAAGTTCGTCATCGGTGCGATGAAAGCCGAAGCCATGATGCGCTACGTTGAAGCGGGAAATCTCCTGATCGTCGGAAACCGTGAACAGGTTCATAAACTGGCCCTGGAAGCCGGTTCAGCCGTCCTGATTACGGGAGGCTTTGACACGAGTGAGGATGTCAAACAGCTGGCAGACAATCTTGAACTGCCTTTGATCACGACATCTTATGACACATTTACCGTGGCAACCATGATCAACCGGGCGATCTACGACCAGCTGATCAAAAAAGAAATCATCTCAGTGGAGGACATCCTTATTCCCGTCGAAAAAACCGATTTTCTGACGGCCGGGGAAAAGCTTTCAAGATGGCGCGAACTGAACGAAGAGACCGGTCACAGCCGTTATCCCGTTGTTGATCCTGAGCTGAAACTGCTTGGGATTGTGACGGCGAAGGACGTAATCGGAGAAGAGCCGGATACGCAGGTGGAGAAAATTATGACCCGCCAGCCAATTGCTGTGACGAGCCTGACGAGCGTGGCCTCTGCGGCCCATATGATGGTCTGGGAAGGTATTGAACTGTTGCCGGTGATCGATCAGGGGAAGAAGCTGATCGGCGTCATCAGCAGGCAGGATGTACTGAAAGCCCTGCAAATGATCCAAAGGCAGCCTCATGTCGGAGATACCATCGAAGATCTGGTTACGCGGCACTTTGAAGACATATCCACACCTCAGGAGCATGCGTTTACCCTTGAAGTCTCCCCGCAGATGACCAATCATCTCGGCACGATCTCGTATGGGGTCGTCACGACAATTGTGACGGAATCAAGCAGCCGGGTTCTCAGGAAATACAAGAAGGGGGATCTGGTCGTTGAGAACATCACGATCTTCTTTATCAAGCCCGTGCAGATCGATGCGGCGATTCTCGTGAAACCGAAGGTGCTTGAAGTGGGGCGCAAATTCGGGAAGGTTGACGTGGAACTCTTTCATCAGGGTCAGCTTGTCGGGAAGGCGCTTTTGGTTGCCCAGCTGATCGACCGATAA
- a CDS encoding YtpI family protein, whose translation MLGVISIIGFLMIFLYFKMRQYRSTYEAVKHSYASKASMAVGLFMISFAINSYVQLQTTVAAVILLLFLAMGGANIFLGYKNFKALQPHVEREMNQSS comes from the coding sequence ATGCTTGGTGTTATCAGCATTATTGGATTTCTGATGATTTTTTTGTATTTCAAAATGCGGCAGTACCGCTCAACATATGAAGCCGTCAAACATTCCTACGCATCAAAGGCAAGTATGGCCGTCGGTCTGTTTATGATCAGTTTCGCGATTAACAGCTACGTTCAGCTTCAGACAACCGTCGCTGCGGTGATTCTGTTGTTGTTCCTTGCCATGGGCGGAGCGAACATCTTCCTTGGCTATAAAAATTTCAAGGCTCTGCAGCCGCACGTCGAACGGGAAATGAATCAATCTTCTTGA
- a CDS encoding DHH family phosphoesterase yields the protein MIDSIIQTISQFERIIILRHVRPDPDAVGSQAGLRALIRNEWPHKEVLIGGESDPEFDFLTKMDDIADKDYDGALVIVCDTANRERIDDSRFDSGDALIKIDHHPMVDSYGGIEWVDEGASSTSEMVFELYDRLSSGSEQDVDPDMAKMLYAGIVGDTGRFRFPNTTERTFRAAARLVTAPFSREDIYESMYVKSEKMLRLEGYVLSNVAVKPSGAAVVYLRSDTLEQFGVSAKEASAIVNSFSALEGLKAWAFLVEEEDQIRLRIRSKGPQVHKLAERYHGGGHPMAAGASAFSWEEAESFSDELDALCQSYT from the coding sequence TTGATCGATTCTATTATCCAGACCATCAGCCAATTTGAACGCATTATTATTCTTCGCCATGTGCGCCCTGATCCGGATGCCGTCGGTTCACAGGCGGGATTGCGGGCTCTGATCCGTAATGAGTGGCCGCATAAAGAGGTGTTGATCGGGGGGGAGAGTGACCCTGAGTTTGATTTTCTGACGAAGATGGATGACATTGCGGACAAGGACTATGATGGAGCGCTTGTCATCGTCTGTGATACCGCCAATCGGGAACGCATTGATGATTCGCGTTTCGATTCCGGGGATGCACTGATCAAGATTGATCATCATCCGATGGTGGATTCCTACGGCGGGATTGAATGGGTGGATGAAGGAGCGAGCTCCACCTCTGAAATGGTCTTCGAGCTTTATGATCGCCTCTCAAGCGGGAGTGAGCAGGACGTGGATCCGGACATGGCCAAAATGCTCTATGCGGGTATTGTCGGGGATACCGGTCGGTTCCGTTTCCCGAACACGACGGAGCGCACGTTCAGAGCGGCGGCGCGTCTTGTCACGGCGCCGTTCTCAAGAGAGGACATCTACGAGTCGATGTATGTCAAATCGGAAAAAATGCTCCGCCTGGAAGGGTATGTGCTGTCGAATGTGGCTGTCAAACCGAGCGGTGCTGCGGTCGTATATCTCCGTTCCGATACATTGGAACAGTTCGGGGTCAGTGCAAAAGAAGCCTCGGCGATTGTGAACAGCTTCTCGGCACTTGAGGGTCTGAAAGCCTGGGCGTTTCTCGTCGAGGAGGAAGATCAGATCCGCCTCAGGATCCGTTCGAAGGGCCCTCAGGTTCATAAACTTGCCGAGCGGTATCACGGCGGAGGGCATCCGATGGCGGCTGGCGCTTCCGCTTTTTCGTGGGAAGAAGCGGAATCCTTCAGCGATGAACTTGATGCACTTTGCCAAAGCTATACGTAA
- the dnaE gene encoding DNA polymerase III subunit alpha codes for MAYAHLHVHTEFSLLSSLIRIDDLTEQASSQGFTALAMTDLNNIYGAVSFYRACRARGIKPILGVELSMERLSLNSGRDVPTSLLLYAKSFRGYQSLVRLVTMACAREAEPYVTMDELEAEGEELVVISPFSEGRMQLLAEEGRDEEASAFLKTIRNVFGEEDVYVEIQNHWLRWERERMQRIRKWLTNERVPVVATNHVHALEPDQFGALQTLQAIKDGVRIEEIDESLRAPDMYLKNEEEMREQFAKWNTALDVTEEIVAKCEVELPLGGQILPSYPVSDGETAASLLRNWCEKGLYERYHAPEEKHRERLEKELQVIHDMGYEDYFLIVADFMDYAHRNGILTGPGRGSAAGSLVAYLLRITDVDPILYDLLFERFLNPERVSMPDIDIDFSDLDRDQVIHYVHERYGASKVAQIVTFGTLAAKAALRDTARVLGIPTADVDRLSKLIPARPNMTITAALEEAPAFNKAIREMPKGDLLLKTALDIEGIARHTSIHAAGVVMSKDPLTDIVPLQPSNDGLTITQFPMGDLEDLGLLKMDFLGLRNLSFMERIAETVKEKTGEALDLTRLPLEDERMFALLGKGETNGIFQLESQGMRRVLKQLKPERFEDIVAVNALYRPGPMEQIPLYIRRKNGEEPVTYPHEDLREILAPTYGVMIYQEQIMQIASKMAGFSLAEADMLRRAVSKKKKEELERSRTLFVEGAVGRGYAEDEATRVYELIERFANYGFNRSHAVAYSMISCRLAWLKTVHPEAFMAALMEQSVHAPDKLVRYIAEAKQMGLRVSGPSVQRSSRRFTVNNGEIVMALQVIRHTGHHAAAEIIRAREEEGPFGSLFDFCKRVSLKIVSRKTVESLIMAGAMDDFGVDRTSLFASLEDAFQFGDEDAEGFSLFEQEEGEPDYRQGGRMTLMDKLDEEREVMGFYLSGHPVEDDLELLKTYKRQSILEAMGVASEKMTVRLAGMIEHIRLIRTKKGDQMAFVSMSDETGAMDITVFPEQLKHYQMALKKNGLIFTEGKMQWRNDAWNLILDKAVSLETLRSRVKEEAQPTLYIRFSHAQEKEGVPNKVEALLQDTPGEVPVVLKFESTGEVRKLSELWNVKVDESLLLKLEGLLGKKNLFFRPSRV; via the coding sequence ATGGCATATGCACATTTACATGTTCATACAGAATTCAGTCTGCTTTCGAGCCTGATCCGGATTGATGATTTGACGGAACAGGCGTCAAGTCAGGGCTTCACTGCTCTTGCCATGACAGATCTGAATAATATTTACGGTGCCGTTTCCTTCTATCGCGCCTGTCGTGCAAGGGGAATCAAACCGATACTCGGAGTGGAACTCTCCATGGAGCGCCTTTCGTTAAACAGCGGAAGGGATGTGCCAACGAGTCTTCTGTTATACGCGAAATCGTTCAGAGGCTATCAGTCCCTCGTGCGCCTTGTGACAATGGCTTGTGCGAGAGAAGCGGAACCTTACGTCACCATGGATGAACTTGAAGCGGAGGGAGAGGAGCTCGTCGTGATCTCACCTTTCTCCGAGGGGCGGATGCAGCTGCTTGCCGAAGAGGGACGTGACGAAGAAGCGTCGGCTTTTCTGAAAACCATCAGGAACGTTTTTGGCGAAGAAGATGTATACGTGGAGATTCAGAATCACTGGCTGAGGTGGGAACGTGAGCGGATGCAGCGAATCCGGAAATGGCTTACGAATGAGCGGGTTCCGGTGGTGGCGACCAATCACGTTCATGCCCTCGAACCCGATCAGTTCGGTGCCCTGCAGACGCTCCAGGCGATTAAAGACGGTGTCAGAATTGAAGAGATTGATGAATCACTCCGGGCTCCGGATATGTATCTCAAGAATGAAGAAGAGATGCGGGAACAGTTTGCCAAATGGAACACGGCCCTCGACGTGACAGAAGAGATCGTGGCCAAGTGCGAGGTGGAACTTCCTCTTGGCGGACAGATCCTCCCATCATATCCGGTCAGTGACGGGGAGACCGCCGCGTCCCTTCTTCGAAACTGGTGTGAGAAGGGGTTGTATGAGCGGTACCATGCACCGGAAGAGAAGCATCGGGAGCGTCTTGAGAAAGAGCTGCAGGTGATTCATGATATGGGCTACGAGGATTATTTTCTCATTGTGGCGGATTTCATGGACTACGCGCACCGAAACGGCATTCTGACAGGACCCGGACGAGGTTCAGCGGCAGGTTCACTCGTCGCATATTTGCTCAGAATCACGGATGTGGATCCGATTCTATATGATCTGCTTTTTGAGCGTTTTTTAAATCCTGAGCGGGTGTCCATGCCGGATATTGATATTGATTTTTCCGACTTGGACCGGGATCAGGTCATTCATTATGTGCATGAGCGGTACGGGGCTTCGAAAGTGGCGCAGATTGTCACTTTTGGTACGCTCGCTGCAAAAGCGGCCCTTCGGGATACGGCCCGGGTGCTTGGGATACCGACTGCGGATGTGGACAGGCTGTCAAAACTCATTCCGGCCCGGCCGAATATGACCATTACGGCAGCTCTCGAGGAAGCGCCGGCTTTTAACAAGGCGATCCGTGAGATGCCAAAAGGCGACCTGCTGTTGAAAACGGCTCTCGATATCGAAGGGATCGCAAGGCACACATCGATCCACGCGGCGGGTGTGGTGATGAGCAAGGATCCGCTGACGGATATCGTGCCGCTTCAGCCTTCGAACGACGGTCTCACCATCACCCAGTTCCCGATGGGGGACCTTGAAGATCTGGGACTGTTAAAAATGGACTTTCTCGGGCTGAGGAATTTAAGCTTTATGGAACGGATCGCAGAAACCGTAAAGGAGAAAACCGGTGAAGCGCTCGATCTCACCCGCCTCCCCCTCGAAGATGAGCGTATGTTTGCCCTTCTTGGAAAAGGGGAGACGAACGGGATCTTTCAGCTTGAATCCCAGGGAATGCGGCGCGTACTGAAGCAGCTGAAGCCGGAACGTTTTGAAGACATCGTCGCGGTCAACGCGCTGTATCGGCCGGGGCCGATGGAACAGATCCCCCTTTACATCAGAAGAAAAAACGGGGAAGAACCGGTGACGTATCCGCACGAAGATTTGAGAGAGATCCTGGCACCCACATACGGGGTCATGATTTATCAGGAACAGATTATGCAGATCGCGTCAAAAATGGCCGGTTTCAGCCTCGCTGAAGCGGATATGCTGCGACGGGCCGTCAGTAAAAAGAAAAAAGAAGAACTCGAGCGTTCGAGGACCCTCTTTGTCGAAGGAGCGGTCGGTCGGGGTTATGCCGAGGACGAAGCAACTCGCGTTTATGAACTGATTGAGCGCTTTGCGAACTACGGGTTTAACCGCAGTCACGCCGTGGCGTACAGTATGATTTCCTGTCGTCTTGCCTGGCTGAAAACGGTGCACCCGGAGGCATTTATGGCAGCTTTGATGGAGCAGTCTGTCCATGCACCCGACAAGCTCGTCCGCTATATTGCCGAAGCAAAGCAAATGGGCCTCAGGGTCTCGGGGCCATCGGTTCAGAGGAGCAGCAGACGATTTACGGTGAACAACGGTGAAATTGTCATGGCTCTTCAGGTGATTCGCCACACCGGTCACCATGCAGCGGCGGAAATCATTCGCGCCAGGGAAGAGGAAGGACCTTTTGGAAGCCTGTTTGATTTCTGCAAGCGGGTCTCGCTCAAAATTGTCAGCCGGAAGACCGTTGAATCACTCATCATGGCCGGGGCAATGGATGACTTTGGTGTGGACCGTACGTCCCTGTTTGCCTCACTCGAGGATGCCTTTCAGTTTGGCGACGAGGATGCAGAAGGGTTCTCGCTCTTTGAACAGGAAGAAGGGGAGCCTGATTACCGACAAGGCGGCAGAATGACGCTTATGGATAAATTGGATGAAGAGCGTGAAGTGATGGGCTTTTATCTTTCGGGTCATCCTGTTGAGGATGATTTAGAGCTGTTAAAGACCTATAAACGTCAGAGTATTCTTGAAGCAATGGGAGTGGCATCTGAGAAAATGACAGTCAGGCTTGCGGGAATGATTGAGCATATCCGCCTCATCCGCACAAAAAAAGGTGATCAAATGGCCTTTGTCTCCATGAGTGATGAAACAGGTGCCATGGATATTACCGTGTTTCCCGAACAGCTGAAGCACTATCAGATGGCGCTTAAGAAAAACGGGCTCATCTTCACTGAAGGAAAGATGCAGTGGCGTAACGATGCCTGGAATCTGATCCTGGATAAAGCCGTATCCCTTGAGACCCTCAGAAGCAGGGTCAAAGAAGAGGCGCAGCCGACCCTTTATATCCGCTTCAGCCACGCGCAAGAAAAAGAAGGGGTCCCGAACAAAGTGGAGGCACTGTTGCAGGATACGCCGGGAGAAGTGCCTGTCGTTCTGAAGTTCGAATCGACTGGTGAGGTTCGCAAACTCTCAGAACTTTGGAATGTGAAGGTGGATGAATCCCTCCTTTTGAAGCTTGAAGGCCTCCTCGGAAAAAAGAATCTGTTTTTCCGTCCGTCCAGGGTGTGA
- a CDS encoding NAD(P)-dependent malic enzyme, which translates to MSTLREEALHMHRVHQGKLETTPKVAVRNAEDLSLAYSPGVAEPCKEIFEDPQTVYEYTVKGNMVGVVSDGSAVLGLGNIGPEAAMPVMEGKAVLFKSFAGVDAFPICLNTNDVDTIVNTVKLMEPTFGGINLEDISAPRCFEIEERLKREMNIPVFHDDQHGTAIVTAAGLVNALKLSGKKMGEIKVVVNGAGAAGIAIIKLLMSMGCKSFILCDSKGAIFEGRPYGMNDLKDELAQKTNLEKKEGSLKDVIKDTDVFIGVSVEGAVDKEMVASMNQNPIIFAMANPVPEIMPEDAKAAGASVIGTGRSDFPNQVNNVLAFPGIFRGALDVFATHINEEMKIAAVNAIAGLVGDNEVNTDYVIPNPFDKRVAPAVAKAVAIAAMETGVARRKVDPDAVEKKTYDLTMIDEE; encoded by the coding sequence ATGTCAACATTAAGAGAAGAAGCTCTACATATGCACAGGGTTCACCAGGGGAAGCTTGAAACGACACCGAAGGTCGCTGTCAGAAACGCAGAGGATCTGTCGCTGGCCTATTCACCGGGAGTCGCCGAGCCTTGTAAAGAGATTTTTGAAGATCCGCAGACGGTCTACGAATACACCGTCAAGGGGAATATGGTCGGCGTTGTATCCGATGGATCGGCCGTACTCGGTCTGGGGAATATCGGTCCTGAGGCGGCAATGCCCGTCATGGAAGGGAAAGCGGTCCTGTTCAAATCGTTTGCGGGTGTGGATGCTTTTCCGATCTGTCTGAATACGAACGATGTGGATACGATCGTCAATACGGTCAAGCTTATGGAACCGACGTTTGGCGGAATCAACCTCGAGGATATTTCAGCACCGCGCTGTTTTGAGATTGAAGAACGCCTGAAGCGGGAGATGAATATTCCGGTCTTTCACGATGATCAGCACGGAACGGCGATTGTGACAGCTGCAGGACTCGTCAACGCACTGAAGCTCTCCGGAAAGAAAATGGGGGAGATTAAAGTTGTCGTCAACGGCGCCGGTGCTGCGGGCATCGCCATTATCAAGCTTCTCATGAGCATGGGCTGTAAATCGTTTATCCTCTGTGACTCCAAAGGTGCGATCTTTGAAGGGCGTCCATACGGAATGAACGACCTGAAAGATGAGCTGGCCCAGAAGACCAACCTTGAGAAAAAAGAAGGAAGCTTAAAAGACGTAATTAAAGATACGGATGTGTTTATCGGAGTATCCGTTGAAGGAGCCGTCGATAAAGAGATGGTTGCTAGCATGAATCAGAATCCGATTATTTTTGCCATGGCCAATCCGGTTCCGGAAATTATGCCGGAGGATGCCAAAGCGGCAGGAGCAAGCGTGATCGGGACAGGACGGTCAGATTTCCCGAATCAGGTGAATAACGTGCTTGCGTTCCCGGGCATTTTCCGGGGGGCCCTCGATGTATTCGCAACGCACATCAATGAAGAGATGAAGATCGCTGCTGTAAATGCGATTGCAGGACTCGTCGGTGACAACGAAGTCAATACGGACTACGTGATTCCGAATCCGTTTGACAAGCGGGTTGCGCCGGCTGTGGCAAAAGCCGTGGCAATCGCTGCGATGGAGACAGGTGTTGCGAGAAGGAAAGTTGATCCTGACGCAGTCGAGAAAAAAACGTATGATTTGACGATGATTGACGAAGAGTGA
- a CDS encoding FadR/GntR family transcriptional regulator, with protein MNNKVYMNILNELNGIIETDHLTAGDKLPSERELAERLGAGRSSVREALRALELLDLIETKKGEGTFVKQPGSHSLAEILAAFFLREPRARRDLSETRRIIEAEAVRLACERHQPEHLHTLRTMIDQARLTAAEGRIPAEEDYEFHRTLVKAGGNHLMLNIWYPLVAYSKGLMKSSLAREGRIEEALNEHEEIVRTIEMRERDRAVEAIHHHLSNSQF; from the coding sequence ATGAACAACAAAGTGTATATGAACATCCTGAATGAGCTGAACGGGATCATCGAAACGGATCATCTGACGGCAGGAGATAAACTGCCTTCGGAACGGGAGCTCGCAGAGCGCCTTGGTGCCGGTCGGTCTTCAGTGCGGGAAGCCCTGAGGGCCCTTGAACTGCTTGATTTAATCGAGACAAAGAAAGGTGAAGGCACTTTTGTCAAGCAGCCCGGGAGCCACAGTCTCGCAGAAATTCTAGCAGCTTTCTTTCTGAGGGAACCGAGGGCAAGGCGTGATCTGTCGGAGACTAGACGGATTATAGAAGCCGAAGCGGTCAGGCTTGCCTGTGAACGGCATCAGCCCGAGCATCTGCATACGCTGAGAACGATGATTGACCAGGCGCGTCTGACGGCAGCGGAGGGCAGGATTCCTGCCGAGGAAGACTATGAGTTTCACCGGACGCTCGTAAAAGCAGGAGGTAATCATCTCATGCTCAACATCTGGTACCCCTTGGTTGCATACAGCAAAGGACTGATGAAATCATCCCTTGCCAGAGAGGGTCGGATTGAAGAAGCACTGAATGAGCATGAAGAAATCGTCAGAACCATTGAAATGAGAGAGCGTGATCGAGCGGTGGAAGCGATCCACCATCACCTGTCAAACAGTCAGTTCTGA